The window TAGTGAGTgttggcagaggaggaggaggagaaagagagagagagagataggtaGAGAAAGAAAGGACAGTCATGCTCTTACTAGCAGACACCCACATGCACTTTCTCACCCAGGCTGGATTCACACCGAAGCACCTGCGTGGATCTGTTGGCGGCGGGCTCTGAGCACCATGATGCCTTCCTGCAGCTGGCTGTCGGCTCTGATTCTAGCGGCGTTAACCGGTAAGAAGTTCTCCGCTCCATGTGTGAGCAGCTCTAATAAGCAGCTGTCACTAGGGCGGGCCAACTTAATGATGCCAGAAGCTGTGAAGTGGTCTGATCGCGCGTAACAGGTTGTCATTACGTAAGCAAGCAAACTGTAAAGGAATTCATGGGTTGAAAACGTGGAAGTGGGAATTTGCCATCTGGTCTCTCATCAGAgcgtgtttttgtcttttgcatTAAATTAGTCCATCGTCATGGAAATGGTGCATCTTGACTGATCCCATTACTCTTGTTGGAACAGTTGGGGTCAATGCGTTAGTGTTTCTGCCGTGTCCTTTACTTGAGCTGCATTGATTGTGATTCTGCAGATCGTTCAAACCGTCACTGCATCTGACAACATCCAACAACAACAGGatgcccaaaaaaaaaacccgagcGGAACCCGACTTCGATTTGAAAATGTGCTTACGTCCTGCAGCTCATCTGATCACGGCCACGCGTCACTTTACCAAGGTCTCCTGTCACCGTCTCATTTCAGGGAACCCCAGTGGGGCCGTGGCGTCCGAGGGAACCGAGAGGAACTGCTCGCTGTCCCCTCCGGTAGGATCAACCTGTCTTTGCCTCATCCAACTAAATTCAAGGAAAGAATTTCACTCAAAGCGCTCACCCAATATTTTCAACCAACAAACATCTTGCATGACAGTTGATGATTACTGCACATGCATGTAGGTTAATGATTACAGCGGGAGCGATTAGTCAGCAGTTCTACCAGTGTTAATTAATCGTAAAGACTtttagcattgtgtgtgtgtgtgtgtgtgtgtgtctgtgtgtgtgtgtgtgtgcgcgtgtgtgttacagtacCTCCCCAGCACGGTGGTAAACACCgctctccagctgcaggagttgCGAGAGCGAATGCTTCCCCTGAATATCTATGCCTACATCATCCCCGGCACCGACGCTCATCTGGTACCGCTGCTGCTCATCCTAATTCATGTATCTGTATTCCAGCCATGCTTGTGTCAGATGCTGACCCGTGTTTCTCTGTCAGAGTGAGTACATAGCACCACGCGATGCCAGGGTGGCCTTCATGACAGGCTTCACAGGTTCCGCAGGTACCGGttctgcctcctcctttccctcacacacacatccccatGATTCTACTGCCCACGTTTGAATGTCGAGGTCAAGTAGCTCCTCTGCTTTCTCACCCGCATACTCACCGAGCGGTCCCACGCCTCCCTTGTTGAATCACTCACTTGTATCAGCCTTTAATTCATCGGCCCCGTTTATTCCAGAGCGGACCTGACCATTAAGTCAGGATATCAACTTTTGTGCAGCAATGATGAGCAGAATTAAGGATCACTTTGTGTGCTGAGTGTGCCCTGACATTTGTAGCTGCTTATAATTCTCTGGCACCGCTGACCAGTCCGTAACGCAGCTGCTGTTCTGCCGCTCCTCAGCCACCGCCGTGGTTACACCGACCAAGGCCGCGCTGTGGACAGACAGCCGCTACTGGCTTCAGGCTGAGAGGCAAATGGACTGCAACTGGTCGCTGGAACAAGATGGTAGGGTTGAGACACATGGATTAAAAGCTGGCCGCATGGCGCTGGCGTTCACGTGTTTGTAATAATGCATGGTATGGTTTGTTGTATCAGGCAATTAACAGTTTATGCACTTTAGTGGTtcatgtggtcaaaaacaaaggAGACAACTGTTCTTCAGTCGAAAGATGACAGAAAAAGAAGGACGGGATGAATGCAGCTGTGGGCCCTGGTCTGATCTGGTCGTGCTTTGACCCTTTGAGAGACAGACCGACTCTTCATCGGTTTTAGATTTATAGCACTGTATCAACAACAGATAAAGAAAGCGGCTTTTTAGAGACTGTAAATGAGATTATTGCCCTAAATCAACATAACAGGCTTCTTATTGCGTTTGTTTGGATGAAAAGTACATGTTCGTGTTATCTGTCTCATGACAATAAGACTGATAGATAGTTTATTGTAGTTTCGTGCAACTTCAATGTGAAGTAATTAAATCGACAGTTTTGATGCTCTCCAGTCTCCGTCAGCAGCGTGGCAGAATGGCTCATCTCTGAGGTTCCACCAGGCGGCGGGATCGGCTTTGATCCTTTCCTCTTCTCCATTAGTGAGTCCCCTTTCCTTTGTCCCTCCTGCTTGCTCCATTTAACGATAAAATGCTCGGCCAAGTGTGCGGAAAATTATTGATGGATCCTCCAGACGCCGCGCAATCTGTTTACGTATGACTGAGTCACTGCGCTTTATGTTATCGTCTGCAATTTCCTCTATTAGAAATGCATGAGAGCTACAGCATCAGCCTGGAGTCGAGCGGTCGCAGTCTCAAGTCCATCCCTGCTAACCTGGTCGATCAAGTGTGGAAGGAAAGACCGCATATCCCGCCTGACAACCTCACCCGCCTGCCTGACAGAGTCATACGTGGGTGGCCATATTTGTTTCTGTGctgtgcccacacacacacacacacacacacacacacacacacacacacactgctctggtGGTGTGCTTTTTATCTATGTTCTGATAAATACCTGCAAACAGACAGCAATAAACGGCTcgacaaacacacatgcagaccgGCCATGTATTTATGGCCGGCTAACAGGTTAAACTGACTCTGAAAGAATGGAAAAAcctctgaaacaggaagttgtctgGACACCAATGGGGCTTATTAGTTTTTATGGTCAGGGAATGGATGAGCATCATAAATCTAATGGCCGCTCTCCATGATTTTGTGTGCATATGCATTTGACCAAGatatgaagagaaaaaaagcattcagagctttgctttttttctatACGTGGATGTTCAAATACGCACAGGAAGCGACCGTTTGTGCCTAAGACTACCAGCAAAGTGCATCCTCACATTAGTATGAGTCTCAATCTGAGGCTGCACTAAGCAATATTTTTATGTGAGTGATCTTTCAAATTAGCCATGATTATTATGAAAGTCGTGATTCTCCGTTTCATTTTCACACAATTATTACCCAACGCAAATGATTGTCTCTTCTGCGCCATTCAATATTGTTTTCTGAATAAATCCTCTCTTAAATCCACTAAATACAACTTCCTCAGCTTTGCACAGCGGGCAGACACAGAAGACAAAGGCTACCGTATTATGTGGCGCCAAACATGACGCAAAATTGATGATAATGTTTCTGCTGGAATGAAAATATTATAATGAGGTGATGTgtgattgtttgtgttttgaacCGTCAATTCATTCAAAAGAAAATACTAAATCCATTAAAGCAGGTTTACTAGGAAGAGCATAACTGtagtacaaaaaagaaaaaaacaaaaagataaataaaatgtgtgccgACAGAAAGGACCTGGCAGATGAAAGTCGAGCTGATACGGAATCAGATGAGGGACCATCCACACCAACCAACAGCTCTTCTGCTATCCGCTCTGGATGAAACGGCCTGTAAGTGACAGTAAACCGTCTTTTTTCCATACAAGATGGATCTTGACTTACGGTCGCGTACGTCCGACGCAAACAGCTTGTAAATGATAGTAAAGAGCATGAATGTGCTGACAGTGTCTTCTTTCTGTAGGGTTGTTCAACCTGCGTGGCAACGACATCCCCTACAACCCCTTCTTCTACTCCTACACCCTGATCACAATGGATGAGATCTGGTAAAGCCCGCGGAGACCGCATACGTGTCGCCGTTCAGGCAACCACCATGACTATTGTCTGAGTACGAatcactgtttttttaaattgaacagGGTCTACCTCCACACGGACAGAGTGACGGAGGAAGTGAGGGAGTACCTGAACACCTCCTGCGTTGGTTTCCTCTGTGCCCAGCTAAAACAATACGAAACTGTCGTAGATGATCTGAAGAAATATGCGTCGCAGCCTGATGCTAAAGTGTGGATTGGTACAGAGTACACAAACTACGCTCTTTATGAGATCATCAAAAACCAGGTGTgcagttattttatttcactaCATTGTGTGCGACAAAACAAAAAGACGACGCAGTAAATCACCACACGTTCATGCAGTAAAACTATTTGAGTTGCTATTTGTCGGCAGATCCTGGTtctaaatgcttttattatatGTCGTGGCCCAAAATTCCATTTTATGAGCTCATAAGGTGTCAATCATGTgcttaaagcttttttttaattacccaAAAGGGTCAGAAAATCAAAAGGAAGTTGGTTTCAGTGAATTAAGATATAGGATGAGAATCCAGAACTTCCTTTAACTTTCATGTATTTGGACATAGACCTTGTGTCAGACAAGCCAACCAACAGTCCTCGGTGTaggattgtatttttattgctgCTTTTAATGCACAGGACAAACTGGTGACGAGCACTTATTCTCCCGTGTTGATGACTAAAGCGGTGAAGGATGAGACCGAGCAGCAGCTCTTGAGGGATGCTCACGTATGAGACACGgacacataaaaacacacaatcacgCACATCCGCTCGCGCCCAAACAGCGTGCGTGTCGCCGTGTAAGTTGTGATTACCGTGTCTCTTGTAGGTGAGGGACGCGGCCGCAGTCATTCAGCTGCTGATGTGGTTGGAGAAGGCGGTGCCGCAGGGGAAGGAGACCGAGCTCACCGCTGCACAATACGTCAATCAGTGTCGCAGGTGATTGATCCGAGACGCACGAGCCTCGGAAATAACCATTAAactgaaaagacaaagaaaatcaCCTACCTcaaagttgtttttgttgttttttacaatgATCTAAAAAAAATTGCAGCAAACAGAAAGACAGCAGAGGCCCGAGCTTTGAGACCATCTCTGCAAGCGGACCCAACGCTGCTCTTGCTCATTACAGgtacagtttatttatttattcctcttctTATAAATCATTGAGGCTCTTTTGATGGCCTGCATGGTCAGCAGCGAGGAACATTATAGACCAAAGCTTCTGATGGAATCCATTAATTGCATCACATCAGGGGCTGCTCTaatttcctgtgtgtttcagccCGACGGCAGAAACCGATCGGAGGCTGACTGCTGACGAGATGTACCTGGTGGACTCTGGCGGCCAGTATCTGTGAGTAAACGCATCAGGTCTCCCGTTTCGCATCAAACCGCCTGCATCACGAAATGAGCCCTCCTGTTTCTCACTACTGTCAGAGGCGGAACCACTGACATCACTCGGACGGTTCATTGGGGAACCCCCACAGCGATGCAAAGGGTAacatttatcttcattttacTCTGATGAAGCTCAagagatagatgatagatagatagatagatagatagatagatagataggtaatGCCCCTCTAAACTGTATCTTCCCACGTTCCTGTCTTAAAGTGCGCCTCGTTTTTACAGGAGGCATTCACTCGAGTGCTCAAGGGAAACATTGAGATATCTCGAAGCATCTTTCCCGCAGGAACGAGAGGTGAGAATGGAAACATTAGTGCTGGTGTGGAACGTGTTTTGGATGATATTCCATATGATCACCACTAGAGGCCACTCTTCCTCTccttgctgctgtgtttttcaaCTACAGGCGCGAACATTGAGATGCTGGCTCGCCGAGCATTGTGGGAAGTCGGGCTGAACTACGGCCATGGCACAGGTCATGGTGTTGGGAACTATTTTGGAGTTCATGAGTGTATGTTCTCTCTTTGTTTCCCATTTTGATGCATACATTCAAAGCAGTAATGTGcggcgttgggcatatggggctagacgattattgccaaagccgacaacgccacttcaggactttcaacctaaagagctattttttcattcctttggttcccagcccgttttagcaggtttccccccccacaggtccgctcacagcgaaaaccagcacggcagttaataattcaaaatatttattcaacactctaaaaacaaaagaaaaggagcgacaagacagtgacagtctacggccaacctgccttcgagacggggaaaacacaaatgaggacgctgggagggaggggaagcacctatatacgccccccccccaatcagtggtaaatgggccacaggtgctccctcccacacctgcctgcccaattaaacCCAATCATCTGGTTACAAATGGATTAATCAATAAGTAAATGTTACAGCTGTCTAGCTATAACATAACTTATTATTGGAATGGAAATTGTAGATCCTAAAAGGATCAAATATAATCActtgattatttttatattgcGTTTTTCTAAGTATATTCGTGACCAAAAAATGTAATGTAGAAACTCAAATTTTGGATGGAATACACAGATAATTAATTCCTATCAGATTAAAGCAAAACAGACcaattcaatttaatttctAAAAGCAGATGTGTTGGTATTACTGTGCATagattaaatattgttttaacaGTTGCATTGTGTTGAATAGTGTAATATTTTGCAGGGCCGGTTGGATTCCAGAGTAACAACATTCCCTTCAGATCAGGCATGTTCACGTCTATAGGTgagcttttaaaaatgaatccGAATTTGTGACTGGAAGCAAGGCATTACTATCATTTTAAGGAAATGACACAGCTGTCATGATGTGGAAAAATACCAAACTCCTAATGATTATGTTCAAGAACCTGGATACTACAAGGAAAATGACTTTGGAATCCGGATCGAAGATGTTGTTGTGATTGTACCTGCATATACAAAGGTAGAAAACCTGCCGTTGAATGAGCATTGACAATCATACCGTACATATGAGCGTGAAATG of the Brachionichthys hirsutus isolate HB-005 chromosome 6, CSIRO-AGI_Bhir_v1, whole genome shotgun sequence genome contains:
- the xpnpep2 gene encoding xaa-Pro aminopeptidase 2, producing MPSCSWLSALILAALTGNPSGAVASEGTERNCSLSPPYLPSTVVNTALQLQELRERMLPLNIYAYIIPGTDAHLSEYIAPRDARVAFMTGFTGSAATAVVTPTKAALWTDSRYWLQAERQMDCNWSLEQDVSVSSVAEWLISEVPPGGGIGFDPFLFSIKMHESYSISLESSGRSLKSIPANLVDQVWKERPHIPPDNLTRLPDRVIQRTWQMKVELIRNQMRDHPHQPTALLLSALDETAWLFNLRGNDIPYNPFFYSYTLITMDEIWVYLHTDRVTEEVREYLNTSCVGFLCAQLKQYETVVDDLKKYASQPDAKVWIGTEYTNYALYEIIKNQDKLVTSTYSPVLMTKAVKDETEQQLLRDAHVRDAAAVIQLLMWLEKAVPQGKETELTAAQYVNQCRSKQKDSRGPSFETISASGPNAALAHYSPTAETDRRLTADEMYLVDSGGQYLGGTTDITRTVHWGTPTAMQREAFTRVLKGNIEISRSIFPAGTRGANIEMLARRALWEVGLNYGHGTGHGVGNYFGVHEWPVGFQSNNIPFRSGMFTSIEPGYYKENDFGIRIEDVVVIVPAYTKYGSNYLTFDTVSLVPYDRKLIDISLLSSEQLLWLNKYYETIRRLMSPELDRQGLHDEKEWMLKNTEPLMESQSSASVCSSSLTLVALVIFLFHNII